Proteins from one Nicotiana tabacum cultivar K326 chromosome 23, ASM71507v2, whole genome shotgun sequence genomic window:
- the LOC107804071 gene encoding putative disease resistance protein RGA1 → MDINVLSDMLLMKLYSVVGIARALNMHSQLRKLDLFVRDSERNDRFGHQVAEMLKLAFYDAEHVIEEYEIWSLQKVHGFFFCRSNTLAYRIRMCLEIRKLIKKLHKIGKYRKFSMMVIGFGGYHNPHRTRVLTHTRACLHYSGVVGRDFDRDNVVEMLIKSGNETTLFVFPVVGVGGVGKTTLATLVYNDPRVVSHFQLSVWVRVSRVFKVEKLLEQIVNSVRDDLCENLDMNELQNLVRETLYEKKLLLVLDDVWNEDPMKWDELKKLLMVGACGSKILVTTRNEAVASIMGTVPAYCLNGLLSEDCLTLFLRKAFEQGQEVLYPNLVGIASDIVQKCEGNPLLLMILGSS, encoded by the coding sequence ATGGATATAAATGTTCTATCAGATATGCTTCTAATGAAACTGTATTCTGTTGTTGGCATTGCAAGGGCTTTGAATATGCATTCCCAACTCAGAAAACTGGATCTCTTTGTTAGAGATTCAGAACGTAACGATCGTTTTGGTCATCAGGTAGCTGAGATGCTAAAGCTCGCCTTTTACGATGCTGAACATGTGATTGAAGAGTATGAAATTTGGTCTCTTCAAAAGGTACATGGTTTTTTCTTCTGTAGATCAAACACTCTTGCCTACAGAATTCGAATGTGTCTTGAAATTCGAAAGCTGATTAAGAAACTGCATAAGATAGGTAAGTACAGAAAGTTTTCAATGATGGTGATTGGATTTGGGGGCTATCATAATCCTCACAGAACAAGAGTGCTTACGCATACACGTGCATGTTTGCATTACTCTGGTGTTGTGGGAAGGGACTTTGATAGAGATAATGTTGTTGAAATGCTTATAAAATCAGGAAATGAAACAACCCTTTTTGTATTTCCAGTTGTTGGAGTTGGAGGCGTTGGAAAAACTACTCTTGCTACATTGGTGTATAATGATCCAAGGGTAGTTAGTCATTTCCAATTGAGTGTGTGGGTTCGTGTGTCTCGCGTGTTTAAAGTAGAGAAATTATTGGAACAAATTGTGAATTCAGTTAGAGATGATTTATGCGAGAATCTTGATATGAATGAACTGCAGAATCTCGTTCGTGAGACTTTGTATGAAAAGAAATTGTTGCTTGTTTTAGATGATGTGTGGAATGAGGACCCAATGAAGTGGGATGAATTGAAGAAATTGTTGATGGTGGGTGCTTGTGGAAGCAAGATTCTTGTGACTACACGGAATGAGGCAGTAGCTTCAATAATGGGGACGGTTCCTGCATACTGTTTGAATGGTTTATTAAGTGAAGATTGTCTGACTTTGTTCTTGAGAAAGGCCTTTGAACAAGGTCAAGAAGTATTATATCCAAATCTCGTTGGGATAGCGTCAGATATAGTGCAGAAGTGTGAGGGAAATCCCTTACTCTTAATGATTTTAGGATCCTCGTAG
- the LOC107804150 gene encoding disease resistance protein RGA2-like gives MAAESFLFNIANSILGKLGSHALQEFYLIWGVKNELNKLKKTLLTIRDVLLDAEEQQIKNHELTNWLEELKDVLYDADDFLDEIQTYGQQRQRLKSKVGFLLSPFKLLLFRYKMSHKIKELRGRLDSIGADKAKFHLSEKTIALEMKRDLTYSFILPSDVVGRRNEIEEIVEVLMQENGFDECLSVVSIVGIGGVGKTTLAKLVYRDERVVKHFPLRIWLCASQDIDVIKLARNIVNLASGVSCDNFNVEQVHSSLQDALCAKRFLLIIDDVWSRDRSKWLELRSLLMIGARGSKVVVTTRSDYIASMMESVVTYSLKELPHEDCFSLFLKWAFRNGQERHFPNLTKIGEDIVKKCKGVPLAVKTLGSMLYAITDEREWLKVRDDEIWQLKQANDDILPALRLSYNQLPYYLKQCFAYCSIFPKGQEIASIMLIQLWLAQGLIHSSNESQELEDVGVRYVKELCSRSLFEEVEAYDSFITFKMHDLVHDLAVLVAQTDCCVIKNNTDSITEKVRHVTLFSYSPAEKSVPEILCKQNRIRTVFAPSEGFERYAALLVGKCISRFKYLRVLDLRHSRLETLPDSIGNMKHLRYIDFSGNNNIQILPTNICKLPNLQTLRLVLCTKLQKLPRELGNLVSLRHLYLTTKEQNLPEKALGSLALLQSLSIFGCENLVSLFEGIQKLTKLRTLVIGDCPRLTSLPRGIVLLSALESFMIVNCEALMLSDWQDIQGLKRMRSLVIGGLPHLVDLPEWLKGDSNSLKFIRISTCPSFVALPAWLENVTALEKLEITGCPKLSSLPDCMSSLTTLRLLKIQKCPGLTRRCEKDTGEDWSKIAHIQEIHLNDIRIYSEVR, from the exons ATGGCAGCAGAATCTTTTCTCTTCAACATTGCAAACTCAATCTTAGGAAAACTAGGATCACATGCACTTCAAGAATTTTACTTAATTTGGGGTGTTAAAAATGAGCTTAACAAACTAAAGAAAACCTTACTTACAATTAGAGATGTACTCTTGGATGCTGAAGAGCAACAAATCAAGAATCATGAGTTGACAAATTGGCTTGAGGAACTTAAAGATGTTCTTTATGATGCTGATGATTTTCTTGATGAAATTCAGACTTATGGTCAACAAAGGCAAAGGCTTAAATCCAAGGTTGGTTTTTTACTCTCACCTTTTAAACTGCTTCTTTTTAGATACAAAATGAGTCATAAGATAAAAGAACTAAGGGGGAGGTTAGATAGTATTGGAGCTGATAAAGCTAAATTTCACTTATCTGAGAAAACTATTGCCTTAGAAATGAAAAGGGATTTGACATATTCCTTTATACTTCCATCTGATGTTGTTGGAAGGAGGAATGAGATTGAAGAGATTGTTGAAGTTCTAATGCAAGAAAATGGTTTTGATGAGTGTCTCTCTGTGGTTTCAATTGTTGGAATTGGAGGTGTGGGGAAAACCACACTTGCTAAATTAGTGTACAGAGATGAGAGGGTAGTAAAGCACTTTCCTTTGAGAATTTGGTTATGTGCCTCGCAGGACATCGATGTCATAAAGTTGGCTAGGAACATTGTTAATTTGGCAAGTGGTGTATCGTGTGATAACTTTAATGTTGAACAAGTGCACTCTTCGCTTCAAGATGCTTTGTGTGCGAAGAGATTTTTACTCATCATTGATGATGTTTGGAGTCGGGACCGTTCAAAGTGGTTAGAATTGAGAAGTTTGTTGATGATTGGAGCGCGTGGAAGCAAGGTTGTTGTAACCACTCGTAGTGATTATATTGCCTCGATGATGGAATCTGTTGTTACATACAGCTTGAAAGAACTACCACATGAGGATTGCTTCTCTTTGTTTCTGAAATGGGCGTTTAGAAATGGACAAGAGAGACATTTTCCGAACCTAACTAAAATTGGAGAAGATATTGTAAAGAAATGCAAAGGAGTGCCTTTGGCAGTGAAGACTCTAGGTAGTATGTTATATGCGATAACTGATGAAAGGGAATGGTTAAAAGTGAGAGATGATGAGATATGGCAACTAAAGCAGGCTAATGATGATATCTTACCTGCACTAAGGTTAAGCTACAATCAGTTGCCATATTACTTGAAGCAATGCTTTGCTTACTGTTCAATATTTCCCAAGGGTCAAGAAATCGCGAGCATCATGCTGATTCAATTGTGGTTGGCGCAAGGGCTGATACATTCTTCTAATGAAAGCCAAGagttggaagatgttggtgtCCGCTACGTGAAAGAGTTGTGTTCGAGATCTCTTTTTGAAGAGGTTGAAGCATACGACTCATTCATAACGTTTAAAATGCATGATCTTGTGCATGACCTTGCAGTACTAGTTGCGCAAACCGATTGTTGTGTCATAAAAAACAATACTGATAGTATTACTGAGAAGGTTCGCCATGTAACGCTTTTCAGTTATAGTCCTGCAGAGAAAAGCGTTCCAGAAATTTTGTGCAAACAGAACAGAATTCGAACTGTTTTTGCTCCGTCTGAAGGATTTGAAAGGTATGCTGCTCTTTTGGTTGGTAAATGCATTTCAAGATTCAAGTACTTGCGTGTATTAGATTTACGCCATTCAAGGCTTGAGACGTTGCCAGATTCCATTGGAAACATGAAGCATCTAAGGTACATTGATtttagtggcaacaacaacatccAGATACTTCCTACTAACATTTGCAAGTTGCCGAATCTGCAAACTTTGCGGCTTGTTCTTTGCACGAAACTTCAGAAATTGCCAAGGGAGCTGGGAAATTTGGTCAGTCTAAGACATCTGTACTTGACAACCAAAGAGCAGAATTTGCCAGAGAAAGCATTGGGATCCTTGGCTCTTCTTCAATCCTTATCAATATTTGGATGTGAAAATCTTGTATCACTATTTGAAGGAATACAGAAGCTCACAAAACTAAGGACTCTAGTGATCGGTGATTGTCCGAGGTTGACTTCTTTGCCAAGGGGCATAGTTCTATTGTCAGCCTTAGAGAGCTTTATGATTGTCAATTGTGAAGCGCTTATGTTGTCCGACTGGCAAGATATTCAGGGCCTAAAGCGAATGCGGTCACTTGTGATCGGAGGACTTCCACATTTGGTGGATTTGCCCGAGTGGTTGAAAGGGGATTCTAATAGTCTAAAATTCATTCGCATCTCGACTTGTCCAAGCTTTGTTGCATTGCCTGCTTGGCTGGAGAATGTCACAGCCCTCGAGAAGCTTGAGATTACAGGATGTCCAAAATTGTCATCTCTGCCGGATTGCATGAGTTCTCTTACTACATTGAGGTTGCTGAAAATCCAGAAATGCCCTGGATTAACTAGAAGATGTGAAAAGGATACTGGAGAGGATTGGTCAAAGATAGCTCACATCCAAGAAATTCATCTTAATGATATCAGAATATACAGTGAG GTGAGATGA
- the LOC107803914 gene encoding putative disease resistance protein RGA3: MYNLQESATFHSITMDMKVLVDMLLVKLYAVVDIARSLKMHSQLKKLELFVRVTESDDHFDHQVAEMLKPAFYEAEQVIEEYEICSLQNQLLSNSTSAKVCAFYFSRSNPFAYRIRLCLVMRKLIKMLDKIGRNRVFFKRMACGGFPSPHRARGLTHTRAHVHDSGVVGRDFDRDIVVETLLKSGDEAALFVFPVVGFGGIGKTTLAKLVYNDPRIVSHFQLRVWVRVSRVFQVEKLLEQIVNSVREDLCENDDMNELQTLVRETLYEKKYMIVLDDVWNEDPVKWDELKKLLMVGACGSKILVTTRNEAVASIMGMVPAYCLKGLSSEDCLTLFSSKAFEEGQEVLYPNLVGIASDIVQKCEGNPLLLMLLGSSLHMETKEWEWHEVKNHEMWNSNQNDNISPALIVSYERLPSNLKVCLAYCSILPKDCVIEIDKLIQLWVAEGLVNQPNGSEDLEHIGIQYFQELLSRSFFQEVEEYRSVITSLCKLHDFVHDLALSAAGVEFCTVNSHTHNISDEVRHVAFSDYDLSGKELPASLLNNQTLRTISFSVDGVGPMSTMFVENCIARFMQLRVLDISDSCFDELPRSVGELKYLRYLDISSNGSIKELPDSINKLLSLQTLRVSHCPQLEELPKDIGNLISLRHLHITTKQSSFPDKAIGCLSSLRSLYIHSCTNLRIFV, translated from the coding sequence ATGTATAATCTTCAAGAATCTGCAACTTTCCATTCCATCACCATGGATATGAAGGTACTAGTTGATATGCTTCTAGTGAAATTGTACGCTGTTGTTGACATCGCAAGGTCTTTGAAAATGCATTCCCAACTCAAAAAACTAGAGCTCTTTGTTAGAGTCACAGAATCTGATGATCACTTTGATCATCAGGTAGCTGAGATGCTAAAGCCTGCTTTTTACGAAGCTGAACAAGTGATTGAAGAGTATGAAATTTGCTCTTTGCAAAACCAGTTGCTTTCCAATTCGACATCAGCAAAGGTGTGTGCTTTTTACTTCTCTAGATCAAACCCTTTTGCCTATAGGATTCGATTGTGTCTTGTAATGCGAAAGCTCATTAAGATGTTGGATAAGATAGGTAGGAACCGAGTGTTTTTTAAGAGAATGGCATGTGGTGGCTTTCCTAGTCCTCACAGAGCAAGGGGGCTTACGCATACACGTGCGCATGTGCATGACTCTGGTGTTGTGGGGAGGGACTTTGATAGAGATATTGTCGTTGAAACACTTTTAAAATCAGGAGATGAAGCAGCCCTTTTTGTATTTCCTGTTGTGGGATTTGGAGGTATTGGGAAAACTACTCTTGCGAAACTGGTGTATAATGATCCAAGGATAGTTAGTCATTTTCAGCTGCGTGTGTGGGTTCGAGTGTCTCGTGTGTTTCAGGTAGAGAAATTATTGGAACAAATTGTGAATTCAGTTAGAGAAGATTTGTGTGAGAATGATGATATGAATGAACTGCAGACTCTCGTTCGTGAGACTTTGTATGAAAAGAAGTATATGATTGTTCTAGATGATGTGTGGAATGAGGATCCAGTGAAGTGGGATGAATTGAAGAAGTTGTTGATGGTAGGTGCTTGTGGAAGCAAGATTCTTGTAACTACGCGGAATGAGGCAGTAGCTTCGATAATGGGGATGGTTCCTGCATACTGTTTGAAGGGTTTATCAAGTGAAGATTGTCTGACTTTGTTCTCGAGTAAGGCCTTTGAAGAAGGTCAAGAAGTACTATATCCAAATCTTGTTGGGATTGCATCAGATATAGTGCAGAAGTGTGAGGGAAATCCCTTACTCTTAATGCTTTTAGGATCTTCATTACACATGGAAACTAAGGAATGGGAGTGGCATGAAGTTAAAAATCATGAGATGTGGAACTCAAATCAGAATGACAATATTTCACCTGCACTAATCGTAAGCTATGAGCGATTGCCATCTAATCTCAAAGTTTGTCTTGCTTACTGCTCAATATTACCCAAGGACTGTGTGATTGAAATAGATAAATTGATACAATTGTGGGTAGCAGAAGGTCTCGTGAATCAGCCTAATGGATCCGAAGATCTTGAACACATTGGGATTCAATATTTCCAAGAGTTATTGTCGAGATCCTTTTTTCAAGAAGTTGAAGAATATCGTTCTGTTATTACCTCACTCTGTAAATTGCATGACTTTGTACATGATCTTGCACTGTCAGCAGCAGGGGTTGAATTCTGTACTGTAAATTCTCACACACACAACATTTCTGATGAGGTCAGACATGTGGCATTTTCTGACTATGATTTGTCAGGCAAGGAACTGCCAGCATCCCTTCTCAATAACCAGACATTGAGGACCATATCCTTCTCTGTTGATGGAGTAGGTCCGATGAGTACAATGTTTGTTGAAAACTGCATAGCAAGATTCATGCAACTTAGGGTGCTAGATATAAGTGATTCATGTTTTGATGAGCTGCCTCGCTCTGTTGGAGAATTGAAGTACTTAAGATATCTTGACATAAGCTCCAATGGCAGCATTAAAGAATTACCTGATTCGATTAACAAGCTGCTGAGCTTACAAACACTTCGAGTTTCTCATTGTCCACAACTTGAAGAGCTACCTAAAGATATAGGAAATTTGATCAGCTTAAGACACTTGCATATAACCACCAAGCAATCAAGTTTTCCTGATAAAGCAATTGGCTGCTTATCATCTCTTCGTTCTTTGTATATTCATAGCTGCACGAATCTTCGTATCTTTGTCTGA